A stretch of DNA from Anaeromyxobacter sp.:
CGGGGAGACCTGGTCGCCGTGGCGGAAGCGGTACCAGTAGGTGGTGCCGGCGGCCAGGCCGGTGACGTCCACCTTCGCGGTGTAGTCGGCGGCGGCGGAGGTGGTGGCGGCGCCGGAGGCGGCCAGGGTGGTGAAGGCGGCGCTGGTGGCCACCTGCCACTCGAGGGTCACCGGCTCCTGGCGCGACGGGGCGACGTGCGTCCAGAGGATGACCCGGTCGGCCAGCGGATCCCCGCTGGCCACCCCGTGGCCGAAGGTGACCGTGGTGGGCGGCGGGTCGTCCTTGGAGCAGGCGGCCAGGGCCGTGGTGAGCAGGAGGGCGGCGAGGGCGAGGCGTGGGCCTGGGGAGCGGCTCATGGTGAACCTCCACGGGTGGGCGGTGCGCGCGGAGACCGATACCCCAGGCGGCCGGCGCGCGTGACGGTGCTGGGTGCTTGAGGTGCCGAGTTGGCGGCGCCGTGACACGGCCCTGGCGGGTGGTCCCGTGCGGTTGGTGCGCCGGCGCGGGTGACGCGGGCCGGCATGGGGCGCCGATCCCGGGCGCCGGCCGTTCAGGGGAGCGCGACCAGGTAGGTTCCGTTCTGGAACCGATAGGGCGGGAGGGCGCCGGCGCGGATCATCATGAAGCGGCGGGCGTCGAACCAGATGGTGTCGACGGTGCCGTCGCCCCGAACGCTCGGCGTGACCGCGCCGCCCTCAGTCGGCACCGCATGGAGGACGCCTCCGCAGCTGAAGACCAACCGGTCGTCGTGGACCTGCGGGAACCCCTCGTCCACACCACTCGGGCAGGTCGCCAGCGGGAGCACGTCGGCGTCGACGATCCGAACGGCGGCGATCGCTCCGGACTGGTGACGCACCGCGACCCGCCCCGAGGTCGGGAGCTCTCCAATCTCGGAGTTTCCGGGGCCAAGCGGGCGGAGCGGGCCCACCTCGGGACCGACCCACCACTCGTCGTCCGCGGTGCGCGCCCGGAGGCCGCCCAGCAGGTGGTCGAACCACCGTACGCCCACCGCCGCCTCCACGGGATCACCGCCAGGCAGCGACGCGCTCTTCAACACCCCCTCTGGCGACAGCCACGAGATGGC
This window harbors:
- a CDS encoding PhoD-like phosphatase N-terminal domain-containing protein translates to MSRSPGPRLALAALLLTTALAACSKDDPPPTTVTFGHGVASGDPLADRVILWTHVAPSRQEPVTLEWQVATSAAFTTLAASGAATTSAAADYTAKVDVTGLAAGTTYWYRFRHGDQVSP